In the genome of Dyadobacter fermentans DSM 18053, the window CCAGCGCCGCCATCTGCGCCAGCGAAGCGTCCACCACGCAATCCACCTTAATGGCCTTGATCTTCGAATCGGGCACGGCGGAGGAGTAAATGCGGATCTGCTCCTCGTCTGCAATGAGTTTCCATTTGTGCTGCGCGATCACCGGCGCCGTAATCAATGCGAAGATGAATAGAAGAGTGAATTTTGGCATTTGTTGGAAAATGTTACATGCCTACGGCATTTGGTATTGAGGTCGTGATGTGAATGCTACCAATACTACGTCCCTAACGGGACTTACGAAATCAAATCCCGCCAGGGATGTAATATTGGTAGCAAGCAGTGAATAACGATATTCGGAAAGTGCCGGAGGCACGTAACTCACCAATCATCCGTTTTCACCATCACATCGAAAATGAAATTCCCTCTAACCCGGCCCGGTCATACTTCTCCTTCACGAAGCGATACAGGTAAGGCGATTTGTTGGCGGCGCCGACGCGTTTTTCTTCGAGCCTTTCGAGGATGTCGTAGCTCATAAGCAGTTTCTGGAAATTGCGGCGGTCGAACGGGCGGTCGAGGATGGTTTCGTACAGGCGCTGGAGTTCCGGCATGGTGAACTTCTCGGGCAGGAGGTTGTAGCCCACCGGCTGGTTGCGGATGCGCTGGCGTAGCGCCTTCAATGCACGTTCGATCATTTCGTTGTGGTCGAAAAGCAGCCTGGGCACCTCGGCGAGGGACCACCAGCGGCATTCGTCGGTAAACCAATCGGGCGTGGGCTGCACCTGGGCAAATTCAACGAGGGCGAAATAGCCGATCGACACCGTGCGGCGGAAGATAATGCCATCGAAAAAGCCTTTTCCAAATGTCGCTTCGAGCTTTTCAAGCAGTTCCTTTTCCGGGTGGTATACGT includes:
- a CDS encoding NUDIX hydrolase; translation: MEHKLREFFDNALKEVSLDCTVFGFHEGELKVLLLRWKGTEEWSLPGGHILLDESADDAAGRILSQRTGLSDVFLQQFYTFGNVNRYVYHPEKELLEKLEATFGKGFFDGIIFRRTVSIGYFALVEFAQVQPTPDWFTDECRWWSLAEVPRLLFDHNEMIERALKALRQRIRNQPVGYNLLPEKFTMPELQRLYETILDRPFDRRNFQKLLMSYDILERLEEKRVGAANKSPYLYRFVKEKYDRAGLEGISFSM